CAGGTGAAATCTCAGACAATGAAAATAATTGATTAATATTATTGGTTTCATTACTTATCTCTGAAAATAAAACTTCTTTTCCATAACCTTCAATTATTTCCTTGCAATTCAAGGTTTCTTTATATGCAGCATCGCTATCTGATCTATATAAGATCCAGATCAGATTTGTTGTCATTGATAATATCTACCATTTGAGTAGATTAAAACTTTCCATATCAATTGTAACTCTATTTCTATACAATGAAAGTAGTATTGCAAGTCCAACAGCTGCCTCGGCAGCTGCTACTGTAATAACAAAAATTGAAAATACTTGTCCTCTAATTATTGATCCATCTATATAGGATGAAAAACTCATAAGATTTATATTTACTGCATTTAACATCAATTCAATACTCATTAAAACTCGTACAGCGTTTCTACTATTTATTAATCCCCAGACTCCTGTACAGAAAAGAAATGCAGCAACTATAAGATAAGCTTCAAGAGGTACTGGAACAA
This is a stretch of genomic DNA from Prochlorococcus marinus str. MIT 0912. It encodes these proteins:
- the nuoK gene encoding NADH-quinone oxidoreductase subunit NuoK, with protein sequence MLENSIVPVPLEAYLIVAAFLFCTGVWGLINSRNAVRVLMSIELMLNAVNINLMSFSSYIDGSIIRGQVFSIFVITVAAAEAAVGLAILLSLYRNRVTIDMESFNLLKW